One Ilumatobacter fluminis genomic window, TCCACGCCTTCGACATCTTCGCCCCGCACGCCACCTTGTCGCGAGGGATGATCGCGACCCGGGACGCCTGGGTGGCCCGGGTCCTGATCGACTGATCGGCCGTCCGGCCCAGTCGTGCTCTCGTTGAGTAGGATGTGCGTCTGCCCGAGGGAGGGGAAGAGTGCAGGAGCTCCTTGCGCGTCTGACGGCGCTCGACACCAGCGCAAGCATGTCGCTCCGCGTCATCGCGTGTTTCGACGAACTCGTGCGCGGGGGTGTCAACGCTCATGCGCTCCTCAGCGCCGGCGCGTCCATGGCCGGTTCGGTGGCCGGCTTCCACGACGAACGCTCCGGCCGCTCGATGCGCGTCGGTCCCGACGGTGTGGCCCTTCCCGACGATGCTGCCGCGCCCTCGATCGAACGGGTGGCCCATACCGACGACGGCCTGACGGTCTGGATCGAGAAGTCACCCCCGCTCGGGATGAACGACGCGATGGTCCTCGAACGGCTCGCGCTGGGTATCGGGCTCCGGCTCGGACGCAACCCACCCGACGGTCGCCGCGGTCTGTCGTCGGCCCTCGACCCCGACGTCCCGCCACACGTACGGCAGCAACTCCTCGTCGCGCTCGGGCTCCGGCCCAACGAACGGCATCGCATCGTCTGCCTGCCGCTGTTCGCCACGTGGCACCGTCACGGCCACATGGTCGAGGACGTCGTCAACACACCGTTCGGCCCCATCCACGTCGCCGTCGTGCCGGAGTCGGTGATCGCGATCGAGGCCAACCCGTGCGGGATCGGCGTCCCCATGTCGCTCGACGACCTCGACCGGTCCTTCCGGACGGCGATGGTCTGCCTACGTTTGAGCGCCCCGCCCGACGTCCCGACGGTCGTCGCCGACGACTACGGCGGTCTGGTCGAACTCCTCGCAGCGAGTCACACGGCCGGCCCACTGCTCGACGTCGACCCGCTCGACGCGATCATGGCCCACAGTTGGGGCGCCGAGACGCTCGACGCACTGGTGAGGGCCGGCTCGGTCCGCCAGGCGGCCCGCCTCGCCGACGTCCATCACTCGACCATGCAGACGCGGATCGACGAGATCCAACGGACATTGCCGTTCGATCCGATGGACGGCATCGGACGCACCCGCATCGGCATCGCCTACCTGGTGTGGCGCCTCCAACACTCCACCGTGTTGGTCGCCCCACCGACCGCCGAGCAGCGCTGAACACCCGACCCGCCGAACGGCGGGCCGACGGGCGAGAAGTGCGTCGCGATGGCGGTATCGCCCCGCCGTGGTGTTGCGTACCGTCGGAGTCGTGCACGGAGACCGTCTCCGCGCCGAGGGGCTGGAGGGGGCCATCATGAACGATCTCGCCGACGCGATCGACGCCGTACTCGACGACGCGACCACCGGCACGCCGCGAGTGCCGGGCGTGTCCGTAGCGATCACCGACCGAAGCGGCACGATCTACGAAGGAGCGCGTGGCGTCCGGAACATGGGATCGGAGGAACCGTTCGAACCCGACACCGTGTGTGCGATCTTCTCGACCACCAAGGCGATCGCCGGGACCGCGTGCCTGCAACTCGTCGAGGACGGTGCGCTCGACCTCGACGCCCCGGCGCGCGAGTACGTGCCCCGGCTGGGTGAGATCCAGGTGCTCGACGGCTTCGACGACGACGGGACGCCCCGTCTGCGTCCGCCGAAGCGGGACATCACGACACGTCATCTGCTGACGCACACCGCCGGCTTCACCTACGACTTCTTCAACGAGGCGTACACCCGTCTCGCGAACGAGCAGGGCCAGCCGTGGGTCGTCGACGCGTCGTGGGCGTCGATCACCACGCCGC contains:
- a CDS encoding helix-turn-helix domain-containing protein, which produces MQELLARLTALDTSASMSLRVIACFDELVRGGVNAHALLSAGASMAGSVAGFHDERSGRSMRVGPDGVALPDDAAAPSIERVAHTDDGLTVWIEKSPPLGMNDAMVLERLALGIGLRLGRNPPDGRRGLSSALDPDVPPHVRQQLLVALGLRPNERHRIVCLPLFATWHRHGHMVEDVVNTPFGPIHVAVVPESVIAIEANPCGIGVPMSLDDLDRSFRTAMVCLRLSAPPDVPTVVADDYGGLVELLAASHTAGPLLDVDPLDAIMAHSWGAETLDALVRAGSVRQAARLADVHHSTMQTRIDEIQRTLPFDPMDGIGRTRIGIAYLVWRLQHSTVLVAPPTAEQR